The following coding sequences are from one Leptolyngbya sp. NIES-3755 window:
- a CDS encoding major facilitator superfamily protein (similar to AA sequence:cyanobase_aa:LBDG_08600) — protein sequence MGFLPRLQHQVWLLAFGRLLSQIGTGFTLFYAPIFFVNQVGLSATAVGVGIGSASISGVIGRALGGSFSDSKFWGRRRTLLLSAMISSIASFALAIAYNFPTFVIGNLLMGLGTGIYWPATEAVVADLTTAEQRNEAYSITRLSDALGLGIGVVLGGLLISKTGLYRALFVIDGISFLVFFGVIYLLIQETNRSINSESQWSGWNVALNDRRLMIFAIVNTMFTTYIVQIDSTLPLYLTNFVRVTGEKGFEPGTISAFYTGYLTLSVLAQLPIARLMNRLRRTQVLMISAGFWAIAFFCVWMTGTVHFGWAIATFAMLAFAIVTYMPSAASFVVDIAPESLRGVYLAVNSQCWALGYFIGPPIGGWALDQSRSIASGYWLILIGTTAIAVLILRVLDKMVSHSPSV from the coding sequence ATGGGGTTTTTGCCGCGTCTACAGCATCAGGTTTGGTTACTCGCATTCGGGCGATTGTTGTCGCAGATTGGCACTGGGTTCACGTTGTTCTATGCACCAATTTTCTTTGTGAATCAAGTGGGATTGTCGGCGACAGCGGTAGGAGTTGGGATTGGCAGTGCTTCGATTTCTGGGGTGATTGGTCGGGCATTGGGTGGATCGTTCTCGGATTCTAAGTTTTGGGGACGCAGAAGGACGCTGTTGCTGTCGGCAATGATTAGTTCGATCGCATCGTTTGCATTAGCGATCGCATACAATTTTCCGACGTTTGTGATCGGGAATCTCTTAATGGGATTGGGCACAGGAATCTATTGGCCCGCCACGGAAGCAGTCGTCGCAGATCTCACCACAGCAGAACAGCGAAATGAAGCTTATTCGATCACTAGACTGTCGGATGCGTTGGGACTGGGAATCGGAGTCGTTTTGGGCGGATTGTTGATTAGCAAGACTGGACTGTATCGCGCCTTGTTTGTGATTGATGGCATTTCATTTCTGGTGTTCTTTGGAGTGATTTACTTGCTGATTCAGGAAACGAATCGATCGATCAATTCTGAATCGCAGTGGAGCGGATGGAACGTGGCACTGAACGATCGACGATTGATGATTTTCGCGATCGTCAATACGATGTTCACGACCTACATTGTGCAAATTGATAGTACTTTGCCGCTGTATTTAACGAACTTTGTGCGGGTGACTGGCGAGAAAGGCTTTGAACCTGGAACAATCAGCGCATTCTACACAGGCTATCTCACGCTTTCGGTTTTGGCACAATTGCCGATCGCTCGGTTGATGAATCGATTGCGACGAACTCAAGTGTTGATGATTTCAGCCGGTTTTTGGGCGATCGCATTCTTTTGTGTCTGGATGACTGGAACGGTTCACTTTGGTTGGGCGATCGCGACGTTTGCAATGTTGGCGTTTGCGATCGTGACTTATATGCCGTCTGCTGCCTCGTTCGTAGTTGATATCGCACCAGAATCATTACGAGGCGTTTATCTGGCTGTGAACTCTCAGTGTTGGGCATTGGGATACTTTATTGGACCCCCGATCGGAGGATGGGCATTGGATCAGTCTCGATCGATCGCGAGTGGATATTGGTTGATTTTGATTGGAACGACTGCGATCGCGGTTCTGATTTTACGAGTGTTAGATAAAATGGTCAGTCACAGCCCTTCCGTGTGA
- a CDS encoding hypothetical protein (hypothetical protein N9414_23633;~similar to AA sequence:cyanobase_aa:LBDG_08590): MFKSRLMLSLIAFSVSFVISLLITRDLTRSLISGAVTLFASLVGAAFSENQYRQALYRRSEELTTHIRSLQRKRAEAYESLVLITQERDRISNSLNSLQTQLRNLQVQSANLWQQKEELSWNLTSPQASPANQIYVLQAKLQELEQKEAELNKSLSATLSAKQRAELGLKTTQAQLNQFQAQLAEQQSQKAELAKEVNALLSQKQQLEVQLTTLQPKVKELEKYRSELSQFLETAEPKRKQVESSSKSLQGAIENLQTQISSLQGELGQLEHQILERRQQKEVLDQELTTLRRELEPDAESEAYSEWKIFFTQLQPPEFEALTAIAHQSNPNATLKQIAEANLTMPELLIDAINERSIETIGDFVIDPTPGTAPAIAPEYLETVRQLLARS, translated from the coding sequence ATGTTCAAAAGCCGTTTGATGTTGAGTCTCATTGCGTTTAGTGTGAGTTTTGTGATTAGTTTGCTGATCACACGAGACTTGACGCGATCGCTTATCAGTGGGGCAGTGACGTTGTTTGCCAGTTTAGTCGGAGCGGCATTTTCGGAAAATCAATATCGACAGGCGTTGTATCGTCGATCGGAAGAACTCACAACGCACATTCGGTCACTACAACGGAAACGGGCTGAAGCGTATGAATCTTTGGTTTTGATCACTCAAGAGCGCGATCGTATTTCCAATAGTCTAAATTCGCTCCAGACTCAACTGCGTAATTTACAAGTTCAAAGCGCCAATCTGTGGCAGCAAAAAGAAGAATTAAGCTGGAATCTGACTTCTCCACAAGCTTCACCTGCCAATCAAATTTATGTACTTCAAGCCAAGCTACAAGAACTAGAACAAAAAGAAGCAGAATTAAATAAATCACTTTCGGCAACACTTTCGGCAAAACAACGAGCAGAACTGGGGTTAAAAACAACACAAGCGCAACTCAATCAATTCCAGGCGCAACTCGCGGAACAACAAAGTCAGAAAGCTGAACTCGCTAAAGAAGTAAATGCACTATTGTCACAGAAACAACAATTGGAAGTGCAATTAACAACACTACAGCCAAAAGTTAAAGAACTAGAAAAATACCGTTCAGAACTCAGTCAGTTCCTCGAAACAGCCGAACCGAAACGCAAACAAGTCGAAAGCAGTTCAAAATCGTTGCAGGGCGCGATCGAGAATCTTCAAACCCAAATTTCTTCACTCCAAGGCGAACTCGGTCAACTCGAACACCAAATCCTAGAGCGTCGTCAACAAAAAGAAGTCCTCGATCAAGAACTCACGACACTTCGTCGCGAACTCGAACCGGATGCGGAGTCTGAAGCCTACTCGGAATGGAAGATTTTTTTCACTCAACTACAGCCGCCGGAATTTGAGGCATTAACCGCGATCGCACATCAATCAAATCCGAATGCCACCTTGAAACAGATTGCCGAAGCAAATTTAACGATGCCAGAGTTGCTAATCGATGCGATCAACGAACGATCGATTGAAACGATCGGCGATTTTGTGATTGATCCAACTCCAGGAACGGCTCCCGCGATCGCGCCTGAATATTTGGAAACGGTTAGACAATTGTTAGCTCGATCGTAG
- a CDS encoding hypothetical protein (similar to AA sequence:cyanobase_aa:Ava_4658), whose amino-acid sequence MRGVGITFGISNLAPHTYSNCDVVENSGLIVENLAQLWKSCVLAVLIWAIGTNIALASVHTYSDSNSVLYRSLSKLQDDRDRAWQVVFYKRFPQGQPDTIHLRLVGFPGLVKLNHDRPLEIEANRSLLSAKDVTPSDFSIEHVGEYDFKPVLNQLDTDTKLTLILPLDSGDVRLKIPQEIALEWWRVASWQPNLRSS is encoded by the coding sequence GTGCGAGGTGTCGGAATCACATTTGGCATCTCAAACCTCGCACCTCATACCTATTCAAATTGTGATGTTGTGGAAAACAGCGGGTTGATTGTGGAAAACTTGGCGCAGTTGTGGAAAAGTTGCGTTTTAGCGGTCTTAATTTGGGCGATTGGGACAAATATTGCACTCGCATCGGTTCATACTTACTCGGATTCCAATAGTGTTCTGTATCGTTCTTTGTCAAAGCTTCAAGACGATCGAGATCGAGCTTGGCAAGTGGTTTTTTACAAACGATTTCCACAGGGACAACCGGATACCATTCATTTGAGATTGGTTGGATTTCCCGGTTTAGTGAAATTGAATCACGATCGACCTTTGGAAATTGAAGCGAATCGATCGCTGTTAAGTGCGAAAGATGTTACGCCGAGTGATTTCTCGATCGAGCATGTAGGCGAATACGATTTCAAACCTGTACTTAATCAGTTAGATACTGATACAAAACTGACATTAATTTTGCCTCTTGATTCAGGCGATGTTCGATTGAAGATTCCACAGGAAATCGCTTTAGAATGGTGGCGCGTGGCGAGTTGGCAACCTAATCTACGATCGAGCTAA
- a CDS encoding GMP synthase (similar to AA sequence:cyanobase_aa:LBDG_00600) codes for MTPHTEPSVLDAPIASTSNLDALDRQMIVILDFGSQYSELIARRIRETQVYSEVLSYRTSAEQLRQLNPKGIIFSGGPSSVYDTGAPHCDPEIWKLGVPVLGVCYGMQLMVQQLGGNVDKSDRGEYGKANLSIDDPTDLLTNVEDGSTMWMSHGDSVTKLPDGFELLAHTANTPCAAIAEHDRKLYGVQFHPEVVHSQYGQALIRNFVYHICECEPTWTTDAFVEESVREIRARVGDKRVLLALSGGVDSSTLAFLLHRAIGDQLTCMFIDQGFMRKLEPERLVKLFHEQFHIDVAYVNARERFISAVKGITDPEEKRKRIGHEFIRVFEEESKRLGPFDYLAQGTLYPDVIESADTNVDPQTGERVAVKIKSHHNVGGLPKDLQFKLIEPLRKLFKDEVRKVGRSIGLPEEIVNRQPFPGPGLAIRILGEVTDEKLDILRDADLIVRQEINRAGIYHDVWQAFAVLLPVRSVGVMGDQRTYAYPIVLRCVKSEDGMTADWARIPYDLLETISNRIVNEVKGVNRVVYDITSKPPGTIEWE; via the coding sequence GTGACTCCACATACTGAACCATCCGTTTTGGATGCCCCAATCGCATCTACATCAAATCTGGATGCTCTCGATCGACAGATGATTGTGATTCTCGATTTCGGTTCACAATACTCAGAACTCATTGCCCGTCGAATTCGCGAAACTCAGGTCTATTCTGAAGTTTTGTCGTATCGGACGAGCGCTGAACAACTCCGCCAACTCAATCCCAAAGGCATCATTTTTTCTGGCGGTCCTAGTTCGGTCTACGACACAGGTGCACCGCATTGTGATCCAGAAATTTGGAAACTTGGGGTTCCGGTTCTCGGAGTTTGCTACGGAATGCAACTCATGGTTCAACAGCTTGGCGGCAATGTTGACAAGAGCGATCGAGGTGAATATGGCAAAGCCAATTTATCGATCGATGATCCGACGGATCTCTTAACCAATGTCGAGGATGGCTCCACGATGTGGATGAGCCACGGCGACTCGGTGACGAAACTGCCAGACGGATTCGAGTTGCTAGCTCATACTGCCAATACGCCTTGTGCCGCGATCGCAGAACACGATCGAAAACTCTACGGGGTTCAGTTCCACCCCGAAGTGGTGCATTCCCAATACGGACAGGCGTTGATTCGGAATTTTGTGTATCACATTTGCGAGTGTGAGCCGACTTGGACAACCGATGCTTTTGTTGAAGAGTCGGTTCGAGAAATTCGTGCCAGAGTGGGCGATAAGCGAGTTCTCTTGGCGTTATCCGGTGGCGTTGATTCTTCGACTCTGGCGTTCTTGTTGCATCGAGCGATCGGGGATCAATTGACTTGTATGTTCATCGACCAGGGCTTCATGCGGAAGTTAGAGCCAGAACGGTTGGTGAAACTGTTCCATGAGCAATTCCATATTGATGTCGCGTATGTGAATGCTCGTGAACGATTTATCTCTGCGGTGAAAGGCATTACTGATCCTGAAGAAAAGCGCAAACGGATTGGACACGAATTTATTCGCGTGTTCGAGGAAGAATCGAAGCGGTTAGGACCCTTTGATTATCTGGCTCAAGGCACGTTATATCCAGACGTGATCGAATCGGCAGATACCAATGTCGATCCGCAGACGGGAGAACGGGTTGCAGTCAAAATCAAGAGCCATCATAATGTCGGTGGATTGCCAAAAGATTTGCAGTTCAAACTGATCGAACCGTTGCGGAAACTGTTCAAAGATGAAGTGCGAAAAGTCGGTCGATCGATTGGTCTTCCTGAAGAGATCGTGAATCGTCAGCCGTTTCCTGGTCCGGGTTTAGCGATTCGGATTCTCGGTGAAGTGACCGACGAAAAGCTCGATATTCTTCGCGATGCAGATCTGATCGTGCGTCAAGAGATCAATCGTGCAGGCATTTATCACGATGTGTGGCAGGCATTTGCAGTTCTGTTACCTGTTCGTAGCGTCGGTGTTATGGGCGATCAGCGGACGTATGCTTATCCGATCGTGCTTCGCTGTGTGAAGAGTGAAGATGGCATGACCGCAGACTGGGCACGAATTCCTTACGATCTGCTGGAAACGATTTCTAACCGAATTGTGAATGAAGTGAAGGGCGTAAATCGGGTGGTGTATGACATCACCTCGAAGCCGCCTGGAACGATCGAGTGGGAATAA
- a CDS encoding putative cobalt-precorrin-6A synthase (similar to AA sequence:cyanobase_aa:LBDG_00590) has protein sequence MVKSGYTLPVFACASAIAALEKLRNKTVDRVQLDLINPAETVEISIEQVAKLTDHSALAITRSDPGDNLDLTRNTPIWAMVELERFAAAGDLGSPLNPPFWGTLKPKSFTFQGNFQLSKSPTSGGFRGQKPLKTQRITIVGGEGIGIQSNQQSAIYSYAQELLFTNLDRLLNPNESIRVTLILPEGRQLAKRTSNEAFGVVEGLSLLGTSGIAHPLSAPDQLEIFRTELQQKAKQFDTLVFCIGENGLDLAAKLGIERDRTIKTANWIGSLLVEAGIQHVKSILLFGYHGKLIKLAGGIFHTHHHVADARQEILTAHAAKMGIATPDLQVLLSCATAEDGLKYLRNLGKAIEVYDSITQTIDDRAQHYIYTHSERTVEVGTILFDRSREILIKSKKAAQLLESVC, from the coding sequence ATGGTGAAATCTGGGTATACGTTGCCTGTGTTTGCTTGTGCATCCGCGATCGCTGCTCTCGAAAAGTTGCGGAACAAAACCGTCGATCGCGTTCAACTCGATCTGATTAATCCAGCCGAAACGGTCGAAATCTCGATCGAACAAGTCGCCAAACTCACTGATCATTCCGCTCTTGCAATTACTCGCAGCGATCCTGGTGATAATCTCGATCTGACCCGGAATACACCTATCTGGGCAATGGTGGAATTGGAAAGATTCGCTGCGGCTGGAGACCTTGGAAGCCCCCTAAATCCCCCATTCTGGGGGACTTTGAAACCCAAATCTTTTACGTTTCAAGGAAACTTTCAACTCTCAAAGTCCCCCACGAGTGGGGGATTTAGGGGGCAGAAGCCGCTCAAAACGCAGCGAATTACGATCGTCGGTGGTGAAGGTATCGGAATTCAATCAAATCAACAATCTGCGATCTATTCTTATGCTCAAGAATTACTGTTCACGAACCTCGATCGACTCCTAAACCCGAATGAATCCATCCGCGTTACTCTGATTCTTCCTGAAGGTCGCCAACTCGCAAAACGCACTTCAAATGAAGCGTTCGGAGTCGTTGAAGGATTATCTCTACTTGGAACTTCTGGAATTGCTCATCCATTAAGCGCACCAGACCAATTAGAGATTTTCAGAACCGAACTACAGCAAAAAGCCAAACAGTTCGACACACTTGTATTTTGCATTGGGGAAAACGGATTAGATCTGGCGGCAAAACTGGGAATTGAACGCGATCGCACTATCAAAACCGCGAATTGGATCGGATCGCTCCTTGTTGAAGCTGGAATTCAGCACGTGAAATCGATCCTACTTTTTGGCTATCACGGCAAATTAATCAAACTCGCAGGCGGCATTTTTCACACCCATCATCATGTCGCAGATGCCCGCCAAGAAATTCTCACGGCTCATGCGGCAAAAATGGGAATTGCAACCCCCGACTTACAAGTGCTTTTAAGTTGTGCAACGGCGGAAGATGGATTGAAATACTTAAGAAATTTAGGAAAAGCGATCGAGGTTTACGACTCGATCACACAAACGATCGACGATCGCGCCCAGCACTACATCTACACTCACAGCGAAAGAACAGTCGAAGTTGGGACAATTTTGTTCGATCGCTCTCGCGAGATATTAATCAAAAGCAAAAAAGCGGCTCAACTGCTTGAGTCGGTTTGCTAA
- a CDS encoding ribonuclease H (similar to AA sequence:cyanobase_aa:LBDG_21470) has product MTSRTIQKIYTDGACSGNPGPGGWGTVIYFGDGTVQELGGYDPETTNNRMEMQAAIAALDYYRSSGQSHVVALYTDSEYVKNGITKWLPGWKKKGWKTSTGKPVLNQDLWEQLDELDSPKVEWRYVRGHSGDPGNERCDVIARSFSLGKQPKLKSPDSDPPVAAPVLEVPMTDASQASDALENLPREVRVEQLRNLVDTLHMADEIASKGYLISSSELADLMDINANAVTSRGDNWVWRNWVVSRVRREGNQILWQLERVD; this is encoded by the coding sequence ATGACTTCTCGCACAATTCAAAAAATTTACACCGATGGCGCTTGTTCCGGCAATCCTGGACCCGGTGGCTGGGGAACCGTGATTTACTTCGGCGATGGAACCGTTCAGGAACTCGGCGGATACGATCCCGAAACGACGAACAATCGCATGGAAATGCAAGCCGCGATCGCTGCACTTGATTACTATCGATCTTCAGGTCAATCTCATGTCGTTGCCCTCTACACAGATAGTGAATATGTGAAGAATGGAATTACCAAATGGTTGCCGGGATGGAAGAAAAAGGGGTGGAAAACCTCTACCGGAAAACCCGTTTTGAATCAGGATCTTTGGGAACAGTTGGATGAACTCGACTCGCCTAAAGTTGAATGGCGATATGTGCGGGGACACTCAGGAGACCCAGGAAATGAACGATGTGATGTGATTGCTCGATCGTTTTCTCTCGGTAAACAGCCCAAACTAAAATCGCCCGATTCTGACCCGCCTGTTGCTGCCCCCGTTCTGGAAGTCCCTATGACCGATGCCTCTCAAGCTTCTGATGCTCTAGAGAATTTGCCCCGCGAAGTCCGAGTCGAACAGCTTCGGAACTTGGTGGATACCCTGCACATGGCAGATGAAATTGCGAGTAAAGGCTATTTGATTAGTAGTTCTGAGCTTGCTGATTTGATGGATATTAATGCGAATGCAGTGACGAGTCGTGGGGATAATTGGGTGTGGCGCAATTGGGTGGTGTCACGGGTGCGACGAGAAGGAAATCAGATTTTGTGGCAGTTAGAACGAGTCGATTAA
- a CDS encoding glycosyl transferase family 2 (similar to AA sequence:cyanobase_aa:LBDG_21480): MCPEFNFSIVLETENLANANLKGLLRSLSSLASQDPSPMEAKEVLLIESGDIPEDLLIELTAQYPWIKVCSAPEGTEYYDSKMLGAKLATGDIIVYYDSDCVYESDWLRKILIPFYQSEEIQIVAGETTTSGVGIYGTAMALGYIFPQYSGRTELTPGKSYFLNNVAFRRSFLLDHPIPTDLPLYRGNCAIHAHELVQSGTIIWQQPQARVLHAPPNGLSHFFWRFLLIGYDYYWQKKLIPNSTSAEPTMSGMKGKLGIFVDRIRKMLDRDFRHAYFLLFSLPVVIISSLLIYIGYLITNRQPNYLLKIYNKLLHTK, encoded by the coding sequence ATGTGCCCGGAATTTAATTTCTCGATCGTGCTTGAAACCGAAAATCTGGCGAATGCGAATTTGAAAGGGTTATTGCGATCGCTGTCGAGTTTAGCAAGCCAAGATCCGTCCCCAATGGAGGCAAAAGAGGTTCTATTAATTGAAAGTGGCGATATTCCAGAAGATTTATTAATAGAATTAACAGCGCAATATCCTTGGATTAAAGTCTGTTCGGCTCCAGAAGGAACAGAATATTATGATTCAAAAATGTTAGGCGCAAAGTTAGCAACGGGGGACATTATTGTTTACTACGATTCAGATTGTGTGTATGAATCGGACTGGTTGAGAAAGATTTTGATCCCGTTTTACCAATCTGAAGAAATTCAAATTGTCGCAGGTGAAACGACAACGAGCGGCGTTGGAATTTACGGAACAGCGATGGCGCTAGGTTATATTTTCCCTCAGTATTCTGGACGAACAGAATTAACACCGGGAAAAAGCTACTTCTTGAATAATGTTGCGTTTCGTCGATCGTTTTTGCTCGATCACCCAATTCCGACAGATCTGCCTCTTTATCGGGGGAATTGTGCGATTCATGCTCATGAATTAGTTCAGTCTGGAACGATCATTTGGCAGCAACCTCAAGCTCGTGTGCTTCATGCTCCTCCAAATGGTTTATCACATTTCTTTTGGCGATTTCTATTAATTGGATACGATTACTATTGGCAGAAAAAATTAATTCCAAATTCAACCAGTGCTGAGCCTACAATGTCAGGTATGAAAGGGAAGTTAGGAATCTTTGTCGATCGTATTCGTAAAATGCTCGATCGAGATTTTCGCCACGCTTATTTTCTCCTCTTTTCGCTACCCGTTGTCATCATTTCATCGCTTCTGATTTACATCGGTTATCTCATTACAAATCGTCAGCCAAACTATTTATTAAAAATCTACAACAAGCTTCTACACACAAAATAA
- a CDS encoding hypothetical protein (hypothetical protein OSCI_3860018;~similar to AA sequence:cyanobase_aa:LBDG_21490), whose product MSSEPERMAPLARRQSLQVQAYQALRSAILSGEITSGTRLVETQLAKQLQVSRTPIREAIRQLQQENLITIDTAGTLRVATLSMQDAIQLYTCRIALEQLSVAGACENATDKEIAALQELVIAAEQTDRANSTNAHLLNLDYQFHRSIARSSGNLWLTSLLDQVFDQMALLRIQTLQRNPQVLEIRQEHREIYSAIASRNPQKAVDTIVAHLSASRDRVIREIERLRQET is encoded by the coding sequence ATGTCGAGCGAACCAGAGCGAATGGCTCCCCTCGCCCGTCGTCAATCTTTGCAGGTACAAGCCTATCAAGCCTTACGATCGGCAATTTTGTCAGGCGAAATTACTTCTGGCACTCGGTTAGTCGAAACCCAACTCGCGAAACAGTTACAAGTCAGCCGCACCCCCATCCGAGAAGCGATCCGCCAGCTTCAGCAAGAAAATCTAATTACGATCGATACTGCTGGAACGCTCAGAGTTGCGACGTTATCAATGCAAGATGCCATCCAGCTTTACACGTGTCGAATCGCCTTAGAACAGCTATCCGTCGCGGGAGCTTGCGAGAATGCGACTGATAAAGAAATTGCTGCACTTCAAGAGTTAGTGATTGCGGCTGAACAGACGGATCGAGCAAATTCTACAAATGCTCATTTGCTAAATTTGGACTATCAATTTCATCGATCAATTGCTCGTAGCTCTGGAAATCTTTGGTTAACTTCGCTGCTCGATCAGGTGTTTGATCAAATGGCACTCTTGCGGATTCAAACCTTGCAGCGAAATCCTCAAGTGCTGGAAATTCGACAGGAACATCGAGAGATTTATTCTGCGATCGCATCACGCAATCCTCAAAAAGCCGTTGATACGATCGTCGCTCATCTGTCAGCAAGTCGCGATCGAGTGATCCGTGAAATCGAACGATTGAGACAGGAAACTTAG
- a CDS encoding hypothetical protein (hypothetical protein Npun_R5106;~similar to AA sequence:cyanobase_aa:LBDG_05190), with the protein MKRFFRVFKTLLLVYYAYMVEYRAELILWVLSGSLPIILMGVWTQAARQSNFGLTPTDFARYFLSVFLVRQLTVVWVIWEFEREVIEGKLSLRLLQPIDPVWHHVFSHVSERFARIPFAMLLIVLFFFLYPTAIWVPSFTTVILFAISIVLAFTLNFLIQYTLALLAFWTERASSLQEFWFLFYLFLSGVIAPLEVFPPAVRTIALFTPFPYLVNFPANILVGLPIDLVQGFLVMIGWSAGFFVLNRWLWKQGLKQYSGMGA; encoded by the coding sequence ATGAAGCGATTTTTTCGGGTGTTTAAGACTCTGCTGCTGGTTTATTACGCCTATATGGTGGAATACCGAGCAGAACTAATTCTTTGGGTACTTTCGGGATCACTGCCGATTATTTTAATGGGAGTTTGGACGCAAGCCGCACGACAAAGTAATTTTGGGCTGACTCCAACCGATTTCGCTCGTTACTTTTTATCCGTGTTTTTAGTGCGGCAACTTACCGTAGTGTGGGTGATTTGGGAATTTGAACGGGAGGTGATCGAGGGCAAGCTATCTCTACGATTGTTACAACCGATCGATCCGGTTTGGCATCATGTGTTTTCTCACGTTTCAGAACGATTTGCCCGAATTCCATTTGCGATGTTGCTGATCGTTTTATTTTTCTTTTTATATCCAACTGCGATTTGGGTTCCGAGTTTTACAACGGTAATTTTATTTGCGATATCGATCGTATTAGCATTCACGTTGAACTTCCTGATTCAATACACATTGGCATTATTAGCATTTTGGACAGAACGAGCCAGTTCACTCCAAGAATTCTGGTTCCTGTTCTATCTATTTCTCTCTGGTGTCATTGCGCCATTAGAGGTGTTTCCACCTGCCGTCAGAACGATCGCATTATTCACGCCATTTCCATATCTTGTGAACTTCCCCGCAAACATTTTGGTTGGATTGCCGATCGATCTGGTTCAGGGCTTTCTCGTGATGATCGGTTGGAGTGCAGGATTTTTCGTATTGAATCGCTGGTTATGGAAACAAGGACTTAAGCAATATTCAGGAATGGGCGCATGA
- a CDS encoding hypothetical protein (hypothetical protein N9414_04815;~similar to AA sequence:cyanobase_aa:LBDG_05180), protein MRRYFQVLQLFWRTAIAAELEYRINFLIAAFTSLGGLVGSLFSLFLFYQTGYTFAGWRWEEALIVVGIFTLLEGFSSTFLAPNLNRIVRHVQEGTLDFVLLKPINSQFWLSGHTISPWGLPDIIFGAIVIFYAGGRLGISPSAYLVSLIPLVFGLAILYSLWFMLGATSIWFVKIYNVTEVLRGLIEAGRYPMAAYPIAYQFFFTFIVPVAFLTTIPAEAMLGRTEYSWIIGAGILAIVLLFVSRFFWRFALRFYTSASS, encoded by the coding sequence ATGAGACGGTATTTTCAGGTTTTGCAATTATTTTGGAGAACTGCGATCGCGGCTGAACTCGAATACCGCATTAATTTCCTAATCGCAGCGTTCACCAGTTTGGGTGGATTAGTCGGCAGCCTATTCAGCTTATTTTTGTTCTATCAAACAGGCTATACGTTCGCGGGTTGGCGTTGGGAAGAAGCCTTAATCGTGGTAGGAATTTTCACGCTATTAGAGGGTTTTTCCAGCACCTTTCTCGCCCCAAATTTGAATCGAATTGTCCGGCATGTGCAAGAAGGAACGCTGGATTTTGTTTTACTCAAACCCATTAATTCCCAGTTTTGGCTATCTGGTCATACGATTTCACCTTGGGGATTGCCCGACATTATCTTTGGTGCGATCGTCATTTTCTACGCAGGTGGCAGACTCGGTATTTCTCCAAGTGCTTATTTAGTTAGCCTAATCCCATTAGTCTTCGGATTGGCGATTCTATATAGTCTCTGGTTCATGTTAGGCGCAACCAGCATTTGGTTTGTCAAAATCTATAACGTGACTGAAGTATTGCGAGGACTGATCGAAGCGGGACGATATCCGATGGCAGCGTATCCGATCGCGTATCAGTTCTTTTTCACGTTCATTGTTCCAGTCGCTTTTCTGACCACAATTCCAGCCGAAGCGATGTTGGGACGAACTGAATATAGCTGGATAATCGGAGCGGGAATTTTAGCGATCGTGCTTCTGTTCGTCTCCCGCTTTTTCTGGAGATTCGCGCTCCGGTTCTACACGAGTGCTTCCTCATGA
- a CDS encoding hypothetical protein (similar to AA sequence:cyanobase_aa:Cyan7425_5391) has product MEIVTSWMEQGIDQGTRSLVLQQLATLLGELPEPIKTQIQELPSDRIQSLSLALLRFQSISDLEQWLER; this is encoded by the coding sequence ATGGAAATCGTAACAAGCTGGATGGAACAAGGTATCGATCAAGGAACACGATCGCTAGTTCTTCAACAATTAGCAACGCTGCTCGGTGAACTGCCAGAGCCAATCAAAACTCAGATTCAAGAATTACCGAGCGATCGTATTCAGTCCCTCAGTCTTGCGTTGCTCCGATTTCAATCGATCAGCGATTTAGAACAATGGCTGGAAAGGTAG